CCAGGCGACGCGACCGCGTCTCGTCACCGCCGACACGATGAACCTGTGGATCAACACGGCGAAGGCAGACCTGCTGCGCACGCTGCAGCGCGTCGACATCCTCGTCATCAACGACGGCGAAGCGCGGCTCCTGAGCGGGGAAGCGAATCTGATCAAGGCGTCGCGCGCGATCCTGCGCATGGGCCCGTCGCGGGTCGTCGTGAAGAAGGGAAGCCACGGAGCCATCTCGCTCACGGCGGACAGCTACTGCGTCACCCCCGCCTACCCGCTGGAAGAAGTGGCGGATCCCACCGGAGCCGGCGACACGTTCGCGGGAGGGTTTGTGGGTTACGTCGCATCGGCGGGCGCAGCGGACGAACGCGCGATCCGAAACGCGATGCTCTTCGGAACGGCTCTGGCGTCGTTCGATGTCGAGGATTTCAGCCTGAACCGCCAACGTGCGCTGACGCGCGCTGAGATCGACCGCCGCGTCGAGGAGCTTCGGGAGTTCGTATCGACAGACTGAGCGACGTCTAGGATACGCCCATGTCGTCGTCCCCGCAGAACAGTCAAGCGCCCTCCGTCCTCTACGACTACGCAGGCGCGATCCATATCCACTCGACGCTGTCCGACGGAACAGGAACCGTCGACGAGATCATCCGACACGCGCAGGACGCTGCGCTCGACTTCGCCATCCTAACCGATCATGAGCACCTCGACGCCAGAGAACTCGGCTACCAAGGCTGGCACGGCGACCTGCTGTTCCTCGTCGGAGAGGAGGTCTCGCCGCGCTTTCGAGACCACTACCTCGCGTTCGACATCCGCCAGAGCGTGCGTGGGCGTGGCGGACGCACCGCGCAGGAGGTCATCGACGCCGTCGCCGCGCAGGGCGGGATCGGGTTCATCGCCCATCCCATCGGCGAAGGCTACCCATCTCGCGCCATGGCATGCCCCTGGACGGACTGGGACGCCACGGGGTACACCGGCATCGAAATCTGGTCGTACATGCACGACTGGGTGCGCGGCACGCACTGGGGCAACGTGGCGCTCGCGTTGAGCCGACCCGACTCGATGCTGAGCGGGCCCCATCATCGAGCTCTGGCGCAGTGGGATCGCGTCGGCGCGACACGGCGCGTCGTGGGGATCGGCACGCTCGACGTCCACGCGAAGCGCATGCCGGGCATCGTGTATCCCAAGGTTTTGCCCTACCCGTTCACGTTCCGGTCGATCCGCACACACATCCTGCTCGACGAGCCGCTGGTTCCCGGCGACGCGGACCTCGCGGCGAACCGCGTCTACGCCGCCCTGAGACACGGCAACTGCTTCATCTCGCACGATGGGATCGCGGACAGCACGGGGTTCCAGTTCACCGCGCAGCGCGCCGGTCGGATCGTCGCGATGATGGGCGACGAACTGCCCCTCGAACCGGGCATCTCCGTCTACGCAAGCGTCCCGGAGCCGGCGCACATCAGCCTGATCCGCTTCGGCAACGTCGTCGCCGAAGCGGACGACAAGCGGCTGTCGTATGCCGTGACCGGCGCGGGCGTCTATCGTGTCGAGGTACGGCGACGGTTCCGACCGTGGATCTACTCGAACCCCATTTACGTGCGGGCCCCTCGCACACACGACGGAGACTCGACCGGATGACCCACGCCGTCGGTCGCGACGCCGCGCTGGAAACGCTCCACGAACACACGAAGACGGAGGCGCTCCGCAGGCACGCGTACGCCGTGGAAGCCGCCATGCGCGCCTATGCGCGGCGCTTCGGCGAGGATGAGGAGCGATGGGGCGTCGTCGGACTTATCCACGACTTCGACTACGAGGCGGAACCCACGCCGGAGTCCCACCCGCTTCGAGGGATCGCCATCCTGACGGAATTGGGGTACCCGGAAGACATCCTCTACGCCATCCGATCCCACGCCGAGTACCTGAACGCCCCCCGCATCAGCCTCATGGACAAAGCCCTGTTCGCCGTGGACGAGCTGACCGGCTTCATCGTCGCCGTCGCGCTGGTGCGACCCTTGAAGAGCCTCGACGACGTCCAACCTTCGTCCGTGCGCAAGAAGATGAAGGACAAGGCGTTCGCCAAGGGCGTGAACCGAGACGACATCGTCAGGGGCGCCGAGGAACTCGGCGTGCCGCTCGATGAGCACATCGCGTTCGTGACGGACGCGCTCAAGCCGATTGCGTCGCAACTGGGTCTCAACTAACGTCGCGACAGGCGGTACGATGTCTCGCCCGGATGTGGACGTTCTGGCGCTGAAGTCGTTACGGATCGTCTCTCGGGCGCGACCTCGCGCGGCGCGCCACGGCGAACGCATCGGAGTGCCGGTCGGCGGACGCATCGAGTTCACCGACTACCGCGCCTATGCTCCGGGCGACGACCTTCGCGCCGTAGACTGGAACGTCGCCGCGCGCACAGACCGGCTCTACGTCAAACAGGCGCTTCTGCCGGTCGCGATGCCGGTGCATCTCCTCGTCGACGTGACACGCAGCATGGCGGTCGGTTCACCCGCCCCGTTGGACTACGCGCGCGGTCTTGCCTGGGCGCTGTCGCACGTCGCTCTGTCGCATGGCGATACCGTGACTGTCGCCGGCTTTGCCGCTGCCGCCCAGCCCATCGCCCGAACTTCCGGCACCAGCGGTCTTGCTCGCATCGAGCGCGCCTTGACTGGGATCGAGGCAGGCGACGGACGCGACGTCGGTCGGGCGCTGCGCGGCTATGCGCTGGGGTCTGCGCCGGTCGGAACGGTCGTCATCCTCAGCGACATGATGGATGTCCACGGAATCCGCGAAGGCATTCGGGCGCTCGCTGGCAAGGGCAATGACGTAATCGCCGTGCACCTCGTAGCGCCGCAGGTCGAAGCCCCGGCGATCCCCGGCGCAGCAGAGGTCGTGGATGCCGAGACGGGAGCGTCGCGCGAGATCGTCTGGGACGACGATACCCGCCGCCTCTACGACGACGGCTTGCGCAGGTTCCTGGACGAGGCGGAACACTGGTGCGCGAGTCGCCGCGTCCGGTATGCTCGAATCCGTACCGATGCCTCGCTGAACGACGTAATCCATAGAGTGTTGCGGACGTCGGGGGTGGTCGGCTGAACGCAGGAGATAGGGGCATGTCACGGTTCGAGGAGCTCCGCGAGCGTCTTTCGGACAAGAGGGTCTGCGTGATTCTCGGCGGCACGTCCGGAGAACGGCAGGTGTCACTCCGTTCGGGAGCGAACATGCTCGCCGCGCTCGGACGCGTCGGCATCGATGCAACGCCCATCGACCCGCGCGACGAACGTTGGCTCCCGGCGCTGCTGGAGGCGCGACCCGACGCCGCCCTGCTCGCCCTTCACGGCAAGCCCGGCGAAGACGGCACGATCCAAGGCTTGTTGGAGACGCTTGATATTCCCTATACGGGGTCCGGGGTGCTCGCCAGCGCCGTCGCGATGGACAAGGTGGTGACCAAGCAGGTTCTCCTGTCGGTCGATCTGCCGACCCCCACTTACGTCGTCGTGTCGCGCCTCGACGCGCTGCGCCCGCAAGTCGATACCATCGCGGCGCTCGGGTTCCCACTCGTCGTCAAGCCGACGTCCGAGGGCTCCAGTCTCGGCGTGTCCATCGTCCACGCGCGCGACGAGCTCTTCCCGATTCTGAGCAAGACGTGTCACGACTTCGGTTCCGTGTTCG
This window of the Candidatus Poribacteria bacterium genome carries:
- a CDS encoding DUF58 domain-containing protein; translated protein: MSRPDVDVLALKSLRIVSRARPRAARHGERIGVPVGGRIEFTDYRAYAPGDDLRAVDWNVAARTDRLYVKQALLPVAMPVHLLVDVTRSMAVGSPAPLDYARGLAWALSHVALSHGDTVTVAGFAAAAQPIARTSGTSGLARIERALTGIEAGDGRDVGRALRGYALGSAPVGTVVILSDMMDVHGIREGIRALAGKGNDVIAVHLVAPQVEAPAIPGAAEVVDAETGASREIVWDDDTRRLYDDGLRRFLDEAEHWCASRRVRYARIRTDASLNDVIHRVLRTSGVVG
- a CDS encoding D-alanine--D-alanine ligase; this translates as MSRFEELRERLSDKRVCVILGGTSGERQVSLRSGANMLAALGRVGIDATPIDPRDERWLPALLEARPDAALLALHGKPGEDGTIQGLLETLDIPYTGSGVLASAVAMDKVVTKQVLLSVDLPTPTYVVVSRLDALRPQVDTIAALGFPLVVKPTSEGSSLGVSIVHARDELFPILSKTCHDFGSVFAEAFVPGMEITIGVLGVGTHARALPVLELVAQNEFYDYEAKYTHGMTQFFLPARLTDETTLRVQRLAVEAHHAIGCHGYSRVDMRVTPADEPFITELNTLPGMTDLSDLPAQAREAGISYDELVLEILNSAFTPRM
- a CDS encoding sugar kinase, translated to MSILVVGSVALDSVETPHGSVDAALGGSATFFSVAASYFAPVRLVAVVGTDFAEEHVAFLRSRGVDLEGLERREGKTFHWKGRYTGDMNEATTLATDLNVYAEFDPKLPAAYRDSDYVFLANIAPDLQYRVLDQATRPRLVTADTMNLWINTAKADLLRTLQRVDILVINDGEARLLSGEANLIKASRAILRMGPSRVVVKKGSHGAISLTADSYCVTPAYPLEEVADPTGAGDTFAGGFVGYVASAGAADERAIRNAMLFGTALASFDVEDFSLNRQRALTRAEIDRRVEELREFVSTD
- a CDS encoding HDIG domain-containing protein gives rise to the protein MTHAVGRDAALETLHEHTKTEALRRHAYAVEAAMRAYARRFGEDEERWGVVGLIHDFDYEAEPTPESHPLRGIAILTELGYPEDILYAIRSHAEYLNAPRISLMDKALFAVDELTGFIVAVALVRPLKSLDDVQPSSVRKKMKDKAFAKGVNRDDIVRGAEELGVPLDEHIAFVTDALKPIASQLGLN